From the genome of Phlebotomus papatasi isolate M1 chromosome 2, Ppap_2.1, whole genome shotgun sequence:
AACTTCAATGTACTTGACCCAATGTTCaactaataattttaaaccGCATGGAAAGTGGGTTTCTAGATGATCTGCTGGACCGAAATGGCATACGGATTAAGAGATTGATAAATATCAAATcttttgaaatccaacgattttttttgtttacttagTAAATTAGAAAGATTAGAAAGAATCACCGTAAATTAGAGCACACTTGCATTAACAAAACCTCCAAAACCTGAACCATTTGtcaccaaaattttgaaaattctcgtAGATTATTTTATGCCACCAAGACGAAGagctcacggataagcgagagtcttaTTGACTAGTCTTATTTACTActtattttgtacaaaatttctttaCGTTTCTGGACAAATAAAAGTGTCTGGAGGTCAATTCCAGCAAATACGCTGGATGACCAAGGAATTCATAATTCGGATCtctgaatttcgactttatcgAAACCGCCTTTGTGAGCAGGTGTTTTGTCTTcttaaaaattatcttttttaagAAAACGGAAGGAATATCCGGTCGCATTTGTTAAAATTAGCCTTTATCCTCTCTCTTTCTTGATTCGAATtttggttgccaatttgttttcttgaatagttactaaatcaatggagtttttaattaattaatgtaaataatttaaattcagtgacgcGTGTTTAACAACGGCTCCCCGCGTCCccataatagattttttttctttttttttatcaaaaaatcatctattaatcttaaaggattttttttttaaatatggatattttatgtcatttatttatagtacattgactgaatgggttaatatacTTAGAATGTTAAAAATTAGGATCAGAAATTTGCACTGAAAAAGggttttgttgaatttttaacgtACACGGTAAATGCCCTTGAGCTCTAAACTTAAACCTTGTAGGAATCGTCTTTCGTAtcttgtaataaaaataatgttacTTGAAACATTTCTCTAATTGTCTGAAAAAGTTATCGCATGAAATGCAAGTTTAGTGAGGATTTAggctttcaattaattttttttaaaattttatttaagtaaaTGGCTCAAAATATTATACAGTAATTAGTAATAACGATCATCGTAAAATCTTCATTCCAGAATTAAGACTAATCACAACAAACTATATTATTATTCACACGAGAAAACGTGTCCAGTCCATCATTCTAAATggtataaaaacatatttattaaCCACAAACAGTCTCTTTAAATAGTTATATTTATCGTTCAATCTGCACACGCTTTATTATAAAGCTCAGAAATAAATGTGCAGACTTAATGGTTTCTTAATCGGTTCCCCTGATTAACAttttataattgatttatttaaattgtcccaaaatggattattttttttgctcatcaaCAAAATGTGTCTCGTGCACAAGTCATGAGAAGAGAATTTGGAATATTTCCACGTGCAACTCAAtctcattttcgaaaaagtaaaattttatcttcTGATCTTGTATTTTAAAGATCTTCACCTTTTCGTGAAACATGGAAGCTTTTAAAATCTCATTTTGCCGATTATACTGATAATTTATTGCCCCTCGTGGAGattaagattttaaatacacgtaaaattttgcagaaatatgCAGATACACTTACGAAAGAATATGCTTGATAATTAAATGATTCTGGATTCTGGAGTGTCTTAATAACAGAAATAATATCTGGACTCTCAGTATGTTGATATTTAAGAGAAAAGTTTGTGAAttaattgtatattttttaagtttttaaatcgTAGTTCTGGAATTTTTTATAGGAGGtctgtaaaatatatttttcatttattaatgTACTTAATGACACATCAAGATTTAGATTATATCcatgaatatttttcattgaaaatttttctgtcAGTAGAATAAACTAATCTTAAGACCTTAATTTCTCTGACGATAAATACTGTCTTGTCTATGATCGTATTCATTATGTGCAAAATATTTCGTATTTGTTGGGTAGAAAATCGCTAATCGCGTTAAGCAAACTGCTCTTGGCGgccgaaatgaataaaatttatcaCCAGTTatgtttttaaatagtttgagtttGAGTACGGAATGCCAACGAAAAAAaggttcattgaaatcggttaataaagattagagatagagtccggtcaattCCAGTATAGTAAGGATCGGGTCGGAATACAGCGGGGTGGAGTGGAGACCTTGTCAGAAAAATCTCGATCTCCGATACAAAATACTAAAACTTAATCGAAATCGCTTCACAAACTTCGAAGTCCGGTCTTGACCTATTCCGGTCAAGTTATTTTCTGTTATAGCTCGGGTTAGAGTAAAGCGACTGCAAAGCTCTTGACCCCAgcttacaacatactaaaacttcatcaaaattgaaaatcaaaGTTCCGAGATATTCGAGATCGAGTTATAGAAAATCgctttttcggataaaaatggGGTGTCAGAAGAGTTGTAGCATTTAGTGAGAATTTTttgaaacaccaaaattttcaaattctgacaattagatcCGAGGATATGGGCattttaagattaaatttttgacTCCTTATAGCATGGGTCAGATCAgttgtggggggggggggggggggctagtttattttttaccgaaaacttaggcccagctataacattctaaaatttgtgaACGCTAAGGACTGAGTTACTGAGAAAACATAATTTGATGATGTTCTGAAATACCGGAAGCGAGTGGGGTGGGGGGGATGGATCTGATATCCTCCacacgatatttaacctttggcGCACATCGTTTGTTGATACCTCTTTCCGTATTTGcaccagaagcgtttgtactgtACGTAGAATCGGTCAGCTGGAAGACCGGCTCACCATGAAAATCGGTTTTTGGCgggtatgatattcgtgatctattaGAGTGAAAAAGTGTACATACAAATTTTGAGCCCaatctgacgaggtcgcatttcacaTCGAACCACGGatgctgagattgtaaagaatttcagctataACCCGtaggcttatacgggcttcagatctaaggctcaGCTATAAGGTTTAACTTCTCTGAATActtatcagtcgaaaatttttggaaaattttgacttaaaaatggactattaaggggaattaatctatttgaatcaaaaacacaaattaaattggtttctaaatatttacttttttgagtcgttcggaaactaggctaaacctctagtgtgGAAACGGTCTTAGGCTTACTCGATGTTTGTATTGTATAACACTTTTGAAGAATAATAATCTTTTTTAGAACTTCATGTAATCTTCAAAAGGTACAATAAGTTTAGACTTACAAGGGTCATAGTATCTGTTCTGTTCCTTCTAAAAAGTATATTCGGAATTCTTTATCTTTTCCGGATGacatattaagtacttaatttaaataacttctttaattttaagtCCAAAAATGAACTTACCTCTATGGAGTGTTATCTTGAACAACATTCGTCATTAACCATTTCTTATAAGTGCAGTCATACAAACCTAATTATATGATGTAGTTTATCATACAATATcattttaatcagtaaaaagtaatcTCTCTATCTTATGAACCAGCAAAAATGGTTTATTATCTTGTGTCATACAAAAAAGTgtatataaaatttgtataaaattccttAATAGTTATCCAGTCGTTTTCTGCCTTAATCATGCTAAAAGTACAATTTTTTAAGAATTCTAATTAAGTATTAGAGCCTAGCTTAATCTTAGAACATATCCCTTTGTgttaatttcaattgaaaaaagcATCCCAATTGTAAGTGAGTAAAGCATTGTTACGATCACTCTTGGTGTTCCTTGGGGGTTCAAAGGAAGCAAAGGCATTGTGGGCTGGCTTCTCCTCAACATAAACTTGAGTTTCTGGCTCCTGATAGTATTGGTGGGTTTGGGGCTGTGACCATGCGTAATCTGCTGCGAATTGGTTGGTGAATGAACTCTTTTGGGGTTTGTTGTAAGTCACTCTGGTATATTCGGCCTTATGGGGTGCTGTATATTTGACATTATTGTAGTCAGTGATGTAGTTCTGTTGTGGTGCTTGATAGGTAATTGTTTGGATTGTTGGAGCATCAGTACAGAGACCAGGGTAGCGACTTGATGAGGAAAGTCCGAAATTGTGACAGGCTGGACTTCCAGTTGAGTAGGGATCCACTCCGACTACATTACCTCTGAAAATTCAAATAGGGCTGAATAAGTTGAGGACTTTGTATAGTTTGGAGAATAAAGTGAACTTACCCTGGTCCATAATTGCAGACCCATAGTTTGTTGTACTTGTATCCATCGTAGTAAGACGAGAAACCACACCCCACTAGATTTGTTTCGCCCCAAACCAGCTGTGAATAGTGTCCTGTTTTAGGTGACCATGAAGATCCCCATCCATAATCGTTCACCTCGTTGAACCAGTTTTGAATACGGGATGGGAAGTCCCCTTCGTGCTCTCCTAGTGGTTCTGTACTCCACATAATAGCTAGATTCTGTCCCATTGTGAAGCGATCTAAGTGAGATAAATTATTGAGATGTTAGTGGATTCTGTTGCTAAGGTCTATTTCTCTACGGTGAAAACTTACTCAGATAACGACTGGGATCGTGTTCAAAGGTGCACTGATCTGCCCACTGCTGTGCTTTGGCCGCCAATTCACTGTCCCATTTCATTTCCATCATGTTCTCAGCACCTGGTTGACCACGCACTTGCCCCATTGCTACGGATTGGCGTAGGCGATTGTGTGTCTCCAGAATATCATACTTCTCCTGTTCAGTCACCCCGGTCTCTATAATGATGGGTGGAAGAGCGGAAAAATGtcaaattctcacaataaacaCGTGGCACACGACATTTTCTTAATGGACAGGAGCGACAATATGAGAAAATTTATGAGGAAGCCAATGAGACAGAAATGGGTAGTGGTCACAGAGTTGATGATCGCatgaaaattaaagatttatctctcTTATAGTTTAATTGAGAAAGTTTTCTCAAAGGATACTGGAATATTTTAATCTCTATTTGGCAATAAAGTTGTAAACTTTTCATTTTGCAACCGTGGGAAAACTGCAACTGGTTTTGCGTTATTTTGCTTTGAAAGTTGGTTTTGGTTTTCAATCTAATGTTGCTGTAGTGCGGACATAGGCCTAAGGTTTCTCTATTTTGCTTAATTGCTCTGATTTCTTAAAAGGTCAAATGATCTTTcgaacttttgaaaaatatactataatttcttgttatttagaaattcaaaactttcgggaactgggctaaggcCCTCGTCTGAAGCCTGTACAACTTATTAAGTCGGCAGAGGACGCATAGTGTGAAAGGGAAAAAgcagaatttattaatttttatttattattattagttattTTGTTGTTCGTTATgtatgataataataataataatggcaaAAGTTCCATAGAGGAACAAAGCCTTATCTTAAGCGAGAAGATAACAAAAACAACGATGGATGTTCCGAAAGGACATTCATTATGCCCTAtggcaggcctgagctaaaagaaaagccgaagtgaatttggtggtgcctgttagcattcttcgaaatgccgcgaaaatttaCGTAAAGGAAATGAgagattttttaatgtgaaaattgtttaattccttaaagttaagtcattttcacaaaaaaaatcgttttaataatttagttgaatacagttaatTGGgctaattgtgaataattgtcgatattacaacaaaaacattgggatgaaattttgggCTGGAAGActaatattcttttgagctgtcccaaaattcaggataggcttgagaaaaacccttttgcacaacactattttggttaataagtaatgcaaaagtacatattacaagaagggacacgacctgctaataaggataaaatagaaaagaaaatattttgtcgcatttcagatattttttgcaaccgcagcgccgccagacgtttgtcaagtgaggtatttgtgtctctatctctctctcatagTTGAATTGCGCgtgatttaagaactttccaatTGAAGTGgatatttgtatttaatttctctgtatttctgcaagattcaagtaaaaggatgtgtagtgaacagctatccgtcttccgacaaaaaatatcaagaaagacatctatatgagtttttacgTTTGTTAtatctttttggcgcaaaaatatttatcatggcaccgtgaatgagagGGATTTGTGTTaacagtatggctatctgtaatttccattaaaattatcaacacaaaatttccgatattacacgacttttaacgagcacaggtctgcccTATGGAGTCAAATGCAGTACAATTCAAACACCTTTAAATCCAGAAAAATCCTAGTGACGAAAAGGGAGATTTGAACTCGAGATACTTGGATCATAGAGAGAGTACTccagggtaagatggggtaatttggaattttgatatttcttaGCAGTTtaagatggcaaaaggaaaaaaaaacaacgaagaagtgcTTTTGattgtaaagtcttgtacttcttcgtggttttctttttctccttgATCACCTCAAactgtgagaaaatctcaaaattctaaggGCCAAAATAGACTCGGGGTGATCcacaagaatatttagcctttaaaatttgacagtacACGTAAGGATTTATCCTAAACTGTCATATGTTGATGGCTTCGGATCATCGATTAAAAGTCCTtcgcataaatttcttttacctaAACCATTAGTGCTAGAATTTACagaggctaaatattctcgaggatcgaCCTAAGTCTATTTGGGTCCTAAAATGGACATGACTCTCAATTATCCCATCTTACTTAAACTTTCTTAGTTAAACTTTCTATCATGGCACccataaattttatcaaatcttaaatatcaataaaataatttaaaatttattaattttgtaataaatataaattttaataaaaataatggaaTGGAACTAGTTGTAGTAAAGCTACTGGATACGATTCGAGTAGGGGAAAGTTTGTAGGCTTCGTATAGGCTTTGGCTTCAAACccctctgaaaaatgcgaccggttttagtctaattttttccctgttttcgtacacat
Proteins encoded in this window:
- the LOC129802723 gene encoding venom allergen 5-like — protein: MMFIVKIAILITIFSKESTACRNARLMKTGVTEQEKYDILETHNRLRQSVAMGQVRGQPGAENMMEMKWDSELAAKAQQWADQCTFEHDPSRYLNRFTMGQNLAIMWSTEPLGEHEGDFPSRIQNWFNEVNDYGWGSSWSPKTGHYSQLVWGETNLVGCGFSSYYDGYKYNKLWVCNYGPGGNVVGVDPYSTGSPACHNFGLSSSSRYPGLCTDAPTIQTITYQAPQQNYITDYNNVKYTAPHKAEYTRVTYNKPQKSSFTNQFAADYAWSQPQTHQYYQEPETQVYVEEKPAHNAFASFEPPRNTKSDRNNALLTYNWDAFFN